A DNA window from Vigna angularis cultivar LongXiaoDou No.4 chromosome 1, ASM1680809v1, whole genome shotgun sequence contains the following coding sequences:
- the LOC128195242 gene encoding uncharacterized protein LOC128195242, giving the protein MRGTVAPEDLLFDSEIERTTRSNRSSARRRKRERRKEQRRIEQEEETSTMAEEPVRKTLRDYSMPNPNSYQGSIVRPPIQANNFEIKPALLQVIQQNQFGGANSEDPNSHLENFLAICDTLKINGVSDDAIRLRLFPFSLRDKAKNWLQSQPQGSISTWEDMATKFVIKYFPPSKSAKMRNEITSFVQQDNESLYEAWERYKELMRKCPHHALPEWLQVQTFYNGLSPTFKAMLDAASGGSFILKTPEEALETLELMANNTVNMQFDRQNRKAGVLEVNTLDAILAQNKLLTQQITDLTQKMGIMQANNVNIRSPGCDFCGGMHQNGECQATHQEVHVNAVEQQQNQFSTNFNANWRPQQPRPWSNPIQSNPPRPQYQYQAQPNNQGNKMFTLENALEKLTMQTSTFVEQTSNFMSETRTNFKNQEASIRNLENQIGQLSRQLSEISPGTFPSDTIPNPREQCKAIQLRNGRVIENEKKS; this is encoded by the exons ATGCGAGGTACTGTTGCTCCGGAAGATCTACTTTTTGATTCAGAAATTGAACGCACAACACGAAGCAACAGAAGTAgtgcaagaagaagaaagcgagaaagaagaaaggaacaAAGACGAATTGAACAAGAAGAGGAGACATCAACAATGGCAGAAGAACCTGTTAGAAAGACTCTTCGTGACTATTCAATGCCAAATCCTAATAGTTATCAAGGGAGCATTGTGAGACCTCCTATTCAAGCTAACAATTTCGAAATCAAGCCTGCATTGTTGCAAGTCATTCAACAGAATCAATTTGGAGGTGCAAATTCAGAAGATCCTAATTCTCACTTGGAGAATTTTCTGGCGATATGTGATACCTTGAAAATTAATGGAGTTTCAGATGATGCAATTCGTTTGAGgctttttcccttttctctacGGGATAAAGCTAAAAACTGGCTACAATCACAACCTCAAGGAAGTATTTCTACATGGGAGGATATGGCTACAAAATTTGTAATCAAATACTTCCCTCCTTCCAAATCAGCAAAAATGAGGAATGAGATCACCTCCTTCGTGCAGCAAGACAATGAATCCTTATATGAGGCGTGGGAAAGATATAAGGAGCTAATGAGGAAATGTCCACATCATGCTTTACCTGAATGGTTGCAAGTGCAGACTTTCTATAATGGTCTTTCACCCACTTTTAAGGCAATGTTGGATGCAGCAAGTGGAGGATCATTCATTTTGAAAACACCAGAGGAAGCTTTGGAGACTCTTGAATTAATGGCAAACAACACAGTGAATATGCAGTTTGACCGTCAAAATAGAAAAGCTGGTGTGTTGGAGGTTAATACATTGGATGCTATCTTAGCCCAAAACAAGTTGTTAACACAGCAGATTACAGATTTGACTCAGAAGATGGGAATTATGCAAGCGAATAATGTGAATATTAGATCTCCAGGGTGTGATTTTTGCGGAGGAATGCATCAAAATGGTGAATGTCAGGCAACTCACCAAGAGGTACACGTGAATGCAgtagaacaacaacaaaaccagTTCTCTACCAACTTTAATGCAAATTGGAGGCCCCAACAACCTAGACCTTGGAGTAATCCAATCCAATCTAACCCACCAAGGCctcaatatcaatatcaagctcAGCCCAACAATCAAGGAAACAAGATGTTTACGTTGGAAAATGCACTAGAGAAGTTAACTATGCAAACTTCTACCTTTGTGGAGCAGACTTCAAATTTCATGAGTGAGACAAGAACAAACTTCAAGAACCAGGAAGCTTCAATAAGAAATTTAGAGAACCAGATTGGTCAGCTTTCAAGACAACTCTCTGAAATATCTCCTGGCACATTCCCTAGTGACACTATACCAAACCCAAGAGAGCAATGCAAGGCAATTCAATTGAGGAATGGAAGAGTGatagagaatgaaaaaaaaa GTTGA